Within the Anopheles cruzii unplaced genomic scaffold, idAnoCruzAS_RS32_06 scaffold00678_ctg1, whole genome shotgun sequence genome, the region CAACGTAAAGTACGGCATTCAGGTCCATCTCCGGCAACCACTCATGAAGGTAGTTGGCGCTTTTCCGGACTCGGCAAAGGTATGCTGGACGCACTGGGCTGGACAAACAATGCCATATGCTAACCGTTAACTCGTTAACTAGCTCTCGGACGCATGTTTGTCGCGCATGGTGAAGGAGGTGGATGAAATCGAACTCACTTTCTACGCCAAGTTCAGCTACCACTGCGTAGATCATCCGCAGTACTCGGTAGAGTGCATGGAAGCTGCCCAACCCGAGTACAACACCAGCTTAATGAAGCTGGCGACCACAACGAAAAGCTGCCTGCGACAGTGAAATGTTTCGGTaatggtttttgtgtttgaatgaaataaagcTGATTTACTGCACGTACAATTGCctatattaaaaaaaatacagcaataaatataataatttCATTTGTAAAGAGATTATTGATTATCAGAACACTTGCACTCACTCGATTCGTGTCTTGAATTCATGCTCCAAGCACTCTTCAAGCGCTAGTGTCAATATATGATGATCATTAATAAAGCTccaggaataatttattcaactgGTTTCGATGCCACTTTGTTGTATTGAATACTTTCCTATCCAGACTGCATGTAAATAATCGATAAATGTCGATGAATGGGTCAGCATGTTGAGGCTGCAGGATTTATATCTTCAATGGCATTGACGAGGTGATCAATATCGTACAGTGCGCGCAACACATCAAGAAAGGTAGCAGAAAATCGTAATCGTTTGAAGTGTTCGAACGGTCTAAGACGACAAGAAACATGGATCTGGCCACAAGACTGACGCTGTGTAATGGGCAAGCTGAGATGGAGTTCATCAAACGGGGCAAAACAGAGCCACAGAAGGAAGGATTCGTCTCGAAGACCTGCCAAAGGAAATATAATACGCTATCCTTTCTACCATGTCTCTTTGCAAATTTTTGGTTAACTGCGACAGTAAAAGGACATCTTCTGTGACTTCCCAAACTTCAACCCAAGCCCACATCAAAGAGGTCATACTTCTAATTCGTCCGCTCATGCTTTGTTGCCGAAGAAGGAGCGATAAGGTAAACTAATGAGACGGAAGTGTACTTCTCAGTTAAGCAAAACCGATCAACGACTGTCGTTGAGTTGTTTTGTGAAGGGCCTTCGGGAAAAAAATCTTCTTCCGAAACACTCATCACATCAAACTGCTCGCAATCCTCGCCGCAGACACAATAACACCGAGGGATCCACGCGAACTGCCTCCCGGAGCCAGGAAACGGCAAAAGTTTCTCCAAAAAGGGTTTCGAAAAAGTAACCCTCAAACAAAAGGCGAGTTGAGTCACTCGCCCTGTGCTTCAAGCCACCGCGTGGTCAACTCGGGTCAACTAACTCACTTCCAAGTGTTACTTTCCCATACGCTGGACAGTGCAGAAAAGGAACACGAATCACAGAGAAGTTATTAAAATAATGCCGCCCCATCGAAGGACGCCCAAAGCAGGAGGAACCTTTGACCCGACATTGCGTAAGGCTGCGTAATGTGGCGATTAATAAAGCTAAAGGTCCACGAACCAGCCTCCAGTATAATAATGGGCGATAAAGGCTTTCATTAAGGGCGTAATGAACGTTCGGCCGTTTTGGCCCAAGGGACCGGAATGGCACAGGCAAGCAGTGGCTACGTAACAGGCGGGtgagtttgtttatttaaacaaaatcgCTCTCCAGCGCTGCCAGATGGACACAAAACTGAGTCCGAACGATTTCGGATTCAATTTCTTTTCTTACCGAGGCCAGTTCCTaaagttgtaaaataaatttaaagcGGTGTGCACCGCGGAGGCAATAACGTCGTACAATCGTCCCTATATTGCTTTTGGGtaaagtttaataaaatttaaaacgatCATTGAGGTTAAAAGTTGCCCCTTATTATCGAAGACAAGTGGGGACAGGGCAAgattggtttggtttcgatGCTAAGCTTTCAATAAAACCAATCCCATTTCGGGGTGggccaaaaggaaaacagaaaaaatggtaaacaacGGCAAAGGCAGCATAAATACGGTGGGATTAAAGTTGCACGGAATCGGGTCAACATTCCGAGACAGCCCACATTCGCATTTTTGGCGAAACCGAACGGGCAGGAGCAAACCTTTTCCCCTGACCATATTTAAACCCGCACTGACCGCACATGGTCAGCATTGCAGCCCCTGGGCCGGGAAAGGTCCAATGAAATTGAATGCGTACGAGACCCTTAATTTCCTAACGGACCCCGAATTCGGATCGTTTCTTTTGAATTTCACATTTGATCATGTTCCATGAACCGCCCCACGGGATGTGTCTTTCAAATAGTTTCGTCCCTGCGGTGGGGTGTGCCATTTTCTTGCTCttcctttgctttgctttccttttttcggttcactCAATCTTGGCCCGTGACAACCCAAGATGTAATCAAACTCCCAACGATGGGGAGGCTAAGAGACCGACCGTTTTGTCTGGCCCTCTGGCGAAACAATGACTGGAGA harbors:
- the LOC128276170 gene encoding uncharacterized protein LOC128276170 gives rise to the protein MDSKATLILLAFGLVCVLQVNPAQATNTHVRQLLQAFRKIDLDTTKKSFYINNVKYGIQVHLRQPLMKVVGAFPDSAKLSDACLSRMVKEVDEIELTFYAKFSYHCVDHPQYSVECMEAAQPEYNTSLMKLATTTKSCLRQ